A portion of the Tachysurus vachellii isolate PV-2020 chromosome 14, HZAU_Pvac_v1, whole genome shotgun sequence genome contains these proteins:
- the LOC132856635 gene encoding F-box only protein 7-like, translating to MTENTEDTTGPVVFVENSNSNVLADQNTTQSPAVLSTHQSGTSSSHESPENACATCETETDRGEAEQEEMGLFIPEPMLCCEAEEDKVPHSLETLYETAQCNSTLDCLLLAAHVFLLETGFLPQGCDVRAGEMPSTWNATEGLCRLWYFHPFCENSSVQMVGVLMGQKLVINGTMKTNSAVEISQKLVLNPDDYVTKEWAGGNAGLAYRDMQKLSRVFKDHLVYPLIAKAREALGLPALFGLTLLPPELLLRIMQLLDVPSILNLSQVCRHLHSVSQDASLWKHFVYRDFGVNSQYGTEHRDTNWNELYKKKYQQKKAWHIFRLKFYASRVSPFTSYPPVPVLPLPTYHPPGFSRRRSNQRPAFSQAIQPRPPYARIGLFLGYEPPTGLPQQRPEGSRASDTRRGFI from the exons AtgacagagaacacagaggacACCACCGGCCCCGTAGTGTTCGTTGAAAATAg TAACAGCAACGTTTTAGCTGATCAGAACACAACTCAGAGTCCCGCTGTATTATCTACACACCAG TCAGGCACCAGCAGCAGCCATGAGAGCCCAGAGAATGCATGTGCTACatgtgagactgagactgacagaggTGAGGCTGAGCAGGAGGAAATGGGGCTCTTCATCCCTGAGCCCATGCTTTGCTGTGAAGCTGAGGAAGATAAGGTCCCTCACTCTCTAGAGACACTGTACGAGACTGCGCAGTGCAACAGCACCTTGGACTGCCTGCTGTTAGCAGCCCATGTGTTTCTGCTGGAGACCGGCTTCCTGCCACAG GGTTGTGATGTCAGAGCCGGAGAAATGCCCAGCACCTGGAATGCAACAGAGGGCCTCTGCAGGCTGTGGTACTTTCACCCGTTCTGTGAGAACAGCTCAGTTCAGATGGTTGGTGTGCTGATGGGCCAAAAACTTGTCATAAATG GCACTATGAAGACAAACAGTGCAGTAGAGATTTCACAGAAGCTGGTACTGAATCCTGATGATTACGTGACTAAGGAGTGGGCAG GTGGAAATGCTGGACTGGCCTACAGAGATATGCAGAAACTGTCTCGTGTTTTTAAGGACCATTTGGTTTACCCACTTATTGCAAAAGCTAGAGAAG CACTGGGTCTGCCTGCACTGTTTGGTCTGACTCTGCTGCCCCCTGAGCTGCTTTTAAGGATAATGCAGCTACTGGATGTTCCCTCGATCCTAAATCTGTCTCAAGTATGCAGACACCTGCACTCTGTTTCTCAAGATGCCTCACTCTGGAAACATTTTGTGTACCGTGACTTCGGAG TCAATTCTCAAT ATGGCACTgagcacagagacacaaactggAATGAG ctttacaaaaagaaatatcaGCAAAAGAAGGCATGGCACATATTCAGATTGAAGTTTTACGCTTCCCGAGTTAGCCCTTTTACTTCTTACCCCCCAGTGCCTGTCCTTCCTCTACCAACTTATCATCCGCCTGGCTTTAGCAGAAGGCGGTCCAATCAGAGACCTGCTTTTTCGCAGGCCATCCAGCCACGCCCGCCCTATGCCCGGATTGGCCTGTTTCTAGGTTATGAACCGCCAACTGGACTGCCCCAGCAGAGGCCAGAGGGAAGCCGCGCATCAGACACCAGGAGAGGTTTCATCTGA
- the LOC132856636 gene encoding F-box only protein 7-like has protein sequence MLPFHSNSNVLADQNTPQSPAGLSTHRSGTSSSHEIPDSTCATCETEETDMDRGEAEQETMGLFIPGPMLCCEAEKDKVPPSLETLYQTVQCNSTSDCLLLAAHVLLLETGFLPQGCDVRAKEMPSGWKATEGLCRLQYFYPFCENSPVQMVGVLMGQTLVIKITIQTTGAVEFSQKLALNPKDYINKEWAGNTGLVYRNMQKLSRVFKDLLVYPLIAKAREALGLPALFGLTVLPPELLLRIMQLLDVPSILRLSEVCRHLHYFTHDASLWKHFVYRDFGVNSQPDTEHRDTDWNELYKKKYQQKKAWYKYRSRFYSPHVTPVTPYLRVPVRPLPPILPQSIVRQGFNRRPAILRAILLRPSYDPIGPFLGYELSMGPSFGRQLLRPTILRTILPCPPDALIGPFVVYEPPTRPLFGRQLRPSRSRVPHTRRSFI, from the exons ATGCTTCCATTTCACAGTAACAGCAACGTTTTAGCTGATCAGAACACACCTCAGAGTCCCGCTGGATTATCTACACACCGG TCAGGCACCAGCAGCAGCCATGAGATTCCAGACAGTACATGTGCTACATGTGAGACTGAGGAGACTGATATGGACAGAGGTGAGGCTGAACAGGAGACAATGGGGCTCTTCATCCCTGGGCCCATGCTGTGCTGTGAAGCTGAGAAAGATAAGGTTCCTCCCTCTCTAGAGACACTGTACCAGACTGTGCAGTGCAACAGCACCTCGGACTGCCTGCTGTTAGCAGCCCACGTGTTACTGCTGGAGACCGGCTTCTTGccacag GGTTGTGATGTCAGAGCCAAAGAAATGCCCAGCGGTTGGAAGGCAACAGAGGGCCTCTGCAGGCTGCAGTACTTTTACCCGTTCTGTGAGAACAGCCCAGTTCAGATGGTTGGTGTGCTGATGGGCCAAACACTTGTCATAAAGA TCACTATACAGACAACCGGTGCAGTAGAGTTTTCACAGAAGCTGGCACTGAATCCTAAAGATTACATAAATAAGGAGTGGGCAG gAAACACTGGACTGGTCTACAGAAATATGCAGAAACTGTCTCGTGTTTTTAAGGACCTGTTGGTTTACCCACTCATTGCAAAAGCTAGAGAAG CACTGGGTCTGCCTGCACTGTTTGGTTTAACTGTGCTGCCCCCTGAGCTGCTTTTAAGGATAATGCAGCTGCTGGATGTTCCCTCGATCCTAAGGCTGTCTGAAGTATGCAGACACCTGCACTATTTTACTCACGATGCCTCACTTTGGAAACATTTTGTGTACCGTGATTTCGGAG TCAATTCTCAAC CTGACACtgagcacagagacacagattgGAATGAG ctttacaaaaagaaatatcaGCAAAAGAAGGCATGGTACAAATACAGATCGAGGTTTTACTCTCCCCATGTTACCCCAGTTACTCCTTATCTCCGAGTGCCGGTCCGTCCTCTACCACCCATTCTTCCTCAAAGCATCGTCAGACAGGGGTTCAATCGGAGACCTGCTATTCTGCGGGCCATTCTGCTACGCCCAAGCTATGATCCTATTGGCCCATTTCTAGGTTACGAACTGTCAATGGGACCTTCCTTTGGACGGCAGCTACTGCGACCTACTATTCTGCGGACCATCCTGCCATGCCCACCCGATGCCCTTATTGGCCCGTTTGTAGTTTATGAACCGCCAACAAGACCTCTCTTTGGACGCCAGCTGAGGCCAAGCAGGAGCCGAGTACCACACACCAGGAGAAGCTTCATCTGA